The Amycolatopsis umgeniensis DNA segment GTGACCGCGATGCGTGAGGGGCGGGCGTTCTTCGTCGACGACTTCACCCTCATTCCCGCCCCTGTGCTCGCGGTGGTGTACCCCGTCATGGACGGGCGCGGGCACATCACCATCAAGACCAACAACTGGGAACGTGTCGACGCCGCACCCGGGTTCTACGTCGTGGGCGGGCACAACCCCGGAGTACACGGCGCGGTGCTCAGCCCCGCTCTGGCGTCGAGGTTCCGGGTCAAGATCCAGGTCACCACCGACTACGACCTCGCCACCCGGATCGGGGTCGACTCGAAAGCGGTGCGCGTGGCGAAGAACCTCGCCGCACGGCAGAAGAAGGGCGAGATCGGGTGGGCGCCCCAGATGCGCGAACTCCTGGCGTTCAAAGACACCGCCGCCGCGCTAGACCCCATGACCGCCGCCGGGAACCTGATCGCCGCCGCGCCGGAAGAAGACCAGGACATCGTCGCCGACGTGGTCCGCAACGTCTTCGGCGCCCACGTCGCCCCGCTCGCCGTCGGCGAACAGTTCTAGCCTTCCGGCCCCACCGGCCCCCGCAGCCCGCGACCCGTCCGGAAAGGACACACGATGACCGCGCACATCGCCGCACCCGCCGCCACACCTACCGCCGTGTTCCCCGCCGCCCCGGGATGGCTGTCCCTGTCCGCGCGGTTCGGGGACGAGGTCCCCGCCATCGCCGACCGAGACGACCTCGTGGTCACCGTCGCCCCCGGGGCGGGACACGACGCCCCAGCGTGTTTCTTCCCGGACCTCGCCGCCATCGAAGTCGACGGAATCCACCTCCCCAAAGGGGTCGACCCCGCCACCGTCGAACCGCACCGGGTCGGGGACCGCAAGCGCTACCGCACCGCGTGGGGGCTGCTGACCCACGAATGCGCCCACGCGCGACACTCGGTGTGGTGTGAACCTCCCGGGGCGCCACCGGGGGCGGCGGCCGCCGCGATCCTGCTGGAAGAGTCCCGCATCGAAGCAGCACATTTGCGGCGCCGCCCGCAGGACCGGTACTGGCTACGCGGAAGCGCCACGAACCTCATCCTCGCCGACACCCGGGCCAACGACCCCGCCGCCGCGCCGACCATGTCCACACAGTCCGCCGCGCAGTCCGCCGCGCTGCTGCTGGCACGCGTGGACGGCGGGGTCCTCAACCATCGCGAAGTTGCCCGGGTCGAGCGCGTCGTGTGCGCCATTCTCAGCGATGACACGCTCGCGAAATTGCGCGCCATCTGGCGTGCGGCGCACCGGGTCGCCGATGACGACGCCACCGCCATGATCGAACTCGGGCGCCGCTGGTGCGAGATCCTTGGCGACGACCCCGACCAGCCGCCGCCCGATCGCGGTACCGCCGACCCGGGCACCCAGCCCGGTAGCGGGAACGGCGTGCCGTCACCGTTGGCGCAAGCTATCGCCGCCACCGCCGCCGCCATCACCCACGCGGCCGCCGCCGACCCCGCGCCGACCGATCCCGTCACCGAGGCCTTGGAGGCACGTGCCGCCGAGGACGCCGCCCGCACCAACGCGGTCACAGCGGCGAACAAGACTTTTGGAACAGGGAGCAGCCCGTACGCCACGCACATCACGGGCACCCGCCCGCCGACCACGGCCGAACGCACCGCCGCGCGGCACCTGGCTCGCGCGCTGACCACCGCCGGAGTGCGTGACCGCACCACCACCAGGACCACCTCGGCCATCCCGCCGGGGCGGCTACGGGTGCGCGGTGCCATGACCGCCGCCGCGCAACGCGCGGCGGGCACCATCCCCACCGCCGAACCGTTCACCCGCGCCACCCGCAAAACCGTGCCCGCACCACCACTACGGCTCGGCATCGCCTGCGACGTCACCGATTCCATGAAGGAGTACACGGCACCGGTCGCCTCGGCCGCGTGGATTCTCGCCCACGCCGCCCACCACACCGACGTGCCCGCCACCACCGCGACCGTGACCTTCGGCGCGGGGCTGGTCACCCCGATCACCCAGCCCGGAGCCACCCCCGCCCGGATCACCGAATTCGGCACAGGCCTCTCCGGTCACGTTATCGATGACGCCATCGAAGCCCTCGACGGCGCCCTCGACCTGTCCCGCCCGAACGCCGCCCGCCTTCTGGTGGTCATCTCCGACGGTGACTTCGAAGACGAGACCCGCGACCCGGGCCAGCGGCTCCTCGATCGCTTACGCGCCACAGGATGCGCGGTCCTGTGGCTACTTCCCGGCGGTAGCCCGTGGCTTCGGCCGATGGACGGTGTCACGAATTACACGCTCACTGACCCCGCCGCCACTGCCCGAGCCATCGGGCGAGCCGCCACCGCCGCGCTACGCGCCACACGCTAACCACCCCCAGACCCCGGGCGGGGCGGACACCCTCCCCCTCACCTCCGCCCCGCCCGGGCCCACACCGAGACCTGGAGATGACTTACCGATGGCCGACACCACGATCGCCACCGTGGGCGAACTGATCGCCGCCCTAGACCAGTACGACCCGGCCACATCAGTACGACTCGCCACGCCACCCGATATCGGGGCGTCGGTCTGCGACTCGCTGGAGTATCCGCTCGCGCAGGTCCTGTTCGCCCAGGACGACACTAGCCAGCCCGTGGTGTGGCTCTGCGTGGTCGACCACATGGGGTACCTTCCCGAGCCCGTCGGCGCCGCTTTGGGATGGTCATGATGGCCACCGACGAAGAGCACAGCGACACACCGACCTCGCTGGCCGACCGGGCGATCACCGTCGCCCGCCGACACCGCGCCATCGACCCGCGCGCCTTCGCCGACCGCGACACGATCCCTTCCTCGTGGCATCGCCGCGCGATCACCACCACCCGTCTCGCGGTCGCGCTCGGTGTCGGTGTCGAGTGCGTGATCGTGCGGGACGACCCCGAACGCCACTACGGCATCGGGGCCCGTACCAGCCCGGGGGACCTCATCGAGGTCACCAGCGACGGCCGCCCCTGGTACTTCATTCCCGACGTGACCGGGTTCGTGATGTGGTCCTGGCTGTTACTCGGCCCGTGCCCGGACTGCGAGGCACCGCGGGTCCCGGTCACGCCGAGTCGCCGGCCTCGGCGCGCCACCTCGACCTCGACCCCGAGCCCGAACACCACTTCTTTGACACCGCACCCATCGAATTTCACGGCGACCCCGCCCACCGCCCCCACTACCTCTACGCCGCCACCACGCCGCACACCGCACGGGACAACGAAAGGAAGCCCGGTCATGACCACGACTCCGACCTCACCGATTGACAAACCCGCACGCATCTTCAAAAACGACCGAATAGCCCTCGCCGCGATCGAGATCGCGACCGCGCTACCGGGCCACTGGACGGTCGGCCGTGGCCGTGGCGACAACGAGGTCGCCGACGTCCGATGCCTGTCCACCGGTATCGGTCTCGGGTTCCATCCGGTGCAGGAACCAGGTGCGTGGCGCTACACACTCGTACCCGGGCCTGTGCCGTACGACATTCGGGACGTTTTCACCTGGCAGTACTCCGACGAGTACCCAGCCGCCACGTTCACCGTCGGCGCCCCGGCGACCGAGGTCGCGACCCACATCCAGCAGAAGCTCATCCCAGCCCTCCACCAGTGGATAGACCACGCCCGCGCCACCCAGCGTGAACGAACCGAAGCTCAACGGCGGGTCCACGAGGCTCGAAAACAGATCACCACACAACTGGAGAGCGAATTCCCTCCGGAGTTCGAGCCCGTTTCCGTCTACCACCTGGATGACGATCACGTTTCTCTTCGCCTGACCATGTCGGTCGACGACGCGCTCACCCGCATACCCGCGCTCGCACAGGCGCTCCGCGCCGACGACGCCACCACTGCACCGTCCACACCGACGGAAACCCGGGAGACGAAATGACCTCGATGACCACTGCCGTCTCACATTTGCGTCCCGCCGATTTCTACGACTCGTCCCGTGTCGAGGTCTTCATCGGTACGGGCTCGGGAGCCGTGTTGTGCGGCTACCTCGGATCCGCATGGCCGGACAGGGTGGCCGACCCCGCGACCGTCGCGGCGCTTCCCGTCGGACGCGAGTTCCTGAACGCCGCCACCGAACCCGACTTCCTGACCTCGCTGGACAACCTGGCCGAGGCATGGACGCTGAGCGGATTCGGACTGGCGGTATCCGGCTGCGATGACGAACTCGCAACGCTGGACAAGTGGTGGCGTTCGGACCTTCACGTGGGGAGCTCGTACACCTTCGACGGCGGACGAGTCCTGTACCTTCCCGAGGGCCGCCCCAGCATCGACGACGCCGAGAACGACTGGCAGAACATCACCCTCGGCGGCGCGCTGTCCGCGACACGGGCGGGCGGGGCCAGCTCTCTCGCGGGCCGCGCGTGCGACGCAGTCGACCGGGCCCGCCGCCAGGATCCCGAATTCGACCTCCGCCCTCATGACTTCGAGCGCGATACCTGTCGCCGTGAGCTGGTCCGCGACGTGGCCGAGATGTTCGGGGTCGCGCACTCGGCGGTGACGGTCACCGACGATCCCGACCGGATACACGGTGGGTGGCGCTGGTTTCGGGTGACCATCACCGACGACGGCACCGACTATCGCTTCACGTCATTCAGTGGCAGCGGGGAGGACCTGCGCGTCCTGGGGCCGTGCCCGGGCTGCGGTGGCGAGGTGCCGCTGGCAGACGTCACCGATCTTGTGTCCCTCGGCCGATTCCTCGGTGCGCGGACCACTGGCCACCCTGCTGCCTGCCCACCCGAATCGAGGTACGGCGTCGGCCACACGTCGGCATGCCCGTACCAGACCGGACAGTTCACGAAGCCAACCGCCACCAGCGAGAGGGCATCGTGATGGTCACCCGCACCGACTTCTACCTCGGCACCGGACCATCGGCGACCTGGCTAGGTTCCCTGCAGTTCGGCTGCCATCCCGACAACCTCCTCAAAGACCCCCACGGCCGCGCCGCGCTGACCGCGAGACAGCCCACTGCCTACCGGGAGGCGGTGCGGGACCTGCTGCTGATGTGGGCTGTCACGGGACTTGGCGCGGCGCACGAGCCCCGCAACGGGTGGCCATGGGACTGGGATACCAGCCACCGCAACGACTGGATCATCACCCACTACGACGGCGCCGTGCACATGACGGCGGGCGGCGGCGACCGCTGGCACCGCCTCGACCCCGACGACCCGTGCCCGCCGTTGCGGTGCGGCCCGCCGGACGTCGCGAGATGGCTGTGCGACCCGGGCGCGCCGCCCGCGCTGCGGCTCCCGACCTTCCGCACTCCCGGCGTGACCGACCCCGTGTCCAGCTGGCAGCAGCCCTGAGCACCAACCCCGGTGGAAGACAGCCTCATTTCGGCGCCACCCAAGCGAATCGGAGGAAAGCTCATGCAGGACAGGAATAAGCGTCTCGTGTGGACAGTGCTGGCCGTGGTCCTGCCGGGACCATGGACCCCGGTGGTCGTGCTCGCCTACGTCCTCGACCGCGCCGCCGACCGCGACCAGGGCACTCCGCGTTACGACGAGGCACCGCCATACCCGCCGCCCGATCCATACGCCTGTGTCCCGGCACCAGTGAGCCGGATCCGCAATGCGCCGTCACGTTAAGGAGGGCCTGGCGATGTCGAGCACCACCGACTTCTACCTCGGACGCGGTGAGGAGGCTGAGTGGATCGGCTCCCTGTACGGGGAGTGCTATCCCGAGAACTTCCTCGCCGTCCCACCCCTACGGCTGGCGATCACCGCGACCGACGAGGGCATCTTTCGCGCGGCGGTGGCCGACACCGTCGATATCTGGGAGGAGGAACGGCTCGGTCACGCGTACCGGCGCGAGCTCGGCTGGCCGTGGCCGTGGTACTCCAGCCACAACAGCAGCTGGATCATCACCTTCGACCCCGGAGCCGAGGCCGTGTTCGCCACCGTCGGCGGTGGTGTCCGCTGGCACCGCATCGACCCGCACAACCCCTGGTTTCCCGACGGCGAGGACGACCCTCTCGGCCCGCCGGATCTGTACGCGTGGCTGCGTGATCCGGCCGCGCCGCCGTCGGTGCCGATGCCGCTGATGCGGGAGAAACCCGCCGACATGCCCATCATCGGCGGTGACACCTGATGAGCAGCACGACACGACTTTGACCTCGGACGCGGCGCGGCCGCCGACTGGCTCGGCCGCCGCCACACCACCCACCCTGTGCTGGCTGATCCGCGCGCCCGCGTGGTGCTCACTGCTTTCTGATCCCGCGTTCCAGCCACAACTTCTGAAGGAGAAGACACCACATGTCACCGAACACCTCACCTGCTGACCCAGCCACCGCGACAGAGGCGCGCAGCGCCGCGGAGCACTACGCCGCCGCCGAGGCCCTCTTCACCCGCGCCCGCGAGATTTATCCGACGTTGAGCAGTCGCGCCGTGGACCAGGACGAGTACCGGCGATGCTTCGACTGGGCGCGCATGCACCTACGCCTCGCCGAGGCCATCACCGCCGGGGTCAGCCTGGTCCTCGCGCACCGCGAACTGCTCGCGAATCCCGACGTGCGCCTGCACGACACCTACATCAGCGCCGAGACCCGGCACTGGAATGAGTTCATCGGAGCCCAGAACAGCACGACCGGGAGGCCGGCATGACCACCCCGCCCAGGCCCTCATCGAGCACTCCTCCGCTGGATCCGTTCTGCCCGGATTGTCATGTCGAGATCGGCCACGTCCATCACGACTGGTGCGACGTAGCTCGCTGTCTGGCCACCGGGCTGCAGCGCCTCGGTCACGACTTCGAGACCTGCCGGTGCCCGCAGGACAAGTGGTCCGGGCTGTGGCCCGGGGCAGCCGAATGTATCGAGTTCGGCTGGCTGTACGGACCTGACTTACCAGACCTCAATCGCCTGATGACCACGGCGACCTGGGATCCGGTCGTGCACCGCTGGTTCCGTCCCGGCCCCCAGACTTCGACCGACCGGGACACGACCGTCGAAGGAGAGCCGCGATGACCGCACTCACCACCGGATCCGACCCCAATCAGGACAGCGAACGTCTGGGAGAAGACCGATGGTGAGGTGCACTCGACCTGGTGGCGGAAGCCCGGCGTAACCGTTCTCATCAGCGATCCGGGCGGATGTCAACGGCGAGCGCCGTCGGCCTGGTGCGGGGCTGGTAGGACGCGGCATTGCGCGAGCACCGACCGAGCATCGTGCCCGGCGAAGCACCCGACCACCGCGGCGCTCGCCCGAGGCCGGGCATTTCCAGGAGGCCAGGTCGCGTCTTAAGACCCTGGCACACGTTCCACGCCACAACGAGGAGGACCGTACTGGTCATGCCGACCGCTGGATCACCGTCGCGCTCCGTGGCGCCCACTCTGTTCGACCTCGCGGCCCGCACGCTCACCCACCCCGATGTGTTCGCCCTGGCCGACGATCAACAGGCCGTGCTCGACCGCGTGCAACTGTGCCTCGCCGACAAGGACGGTGCGAGGGCAGTCGTGGTGGTTGCCGGCGCCGCGGGCACCGGCAAGAGCGCCCTCGCACTCACCCTGCTCGGTGAGGCCCTGCGCGCCGGCCACCGGGCCCGGCACGCCACCGGCTCGCAGGCGTTCACCGCCGCGCTGCGCAAGACCGCCGGACACGGCTCTCGCGCCACCCAGAAGCTCTTTCAGTACTTCGGCACCGCCACCGACACCGAACCGGACAGCCTGGATCTGCTGGTGTGCGACGACGCGCACCAGCTGCGGGCCACCTCGAACACCCGCTACACGCCCGCCTCGCGCCGCGGCGACCGCACTCAGGCCGCACAGTTGCTCGAGGCCGCCCGTGTCGTGGTGTTCCTCCTCGACGAGGACCAGGCGATCCGACCCGGGCAGCTCGGGACCCGCGACTACCTCGCCTCCGCTGCCCAGGCCGGCGACGCGACCGTGCACACCGCCGAGCTGACGAGTCAGCACCGCCACCGCAGCGTCCGCTACGACAGCTGGGTCCGTCGCCTGCTCAGCCTCGAGGACCTATCGTGCCCGCCGACCCGATGGAACGTGGAGGACGAACCCGCGCCAGGGTTCGAGCTGCGGGTGGCCGACAGCCCCGGCGAGCTGGAGCAGCTGCTGCGCGCGAAGACCGACCTCGGCGCGAGCGCCCGGGTCACAGCCGGGTTGTGCTGGCCGTGGAGCGAGGCGAGGCCAGGAAATCCGCTGGTCGACGACATCGTGATCGGTGACTGGCGCCGCCCGTGGAGCGTGAAGGGCCAGCGCTCGGTCAACGGGCTGCCGCCCTCGCCGTTGTGGGCGATTGATCCCGCGGGCGCTGGCCAGATCGGCAGTGTCTACAGCGCGCAGGGCTTCGAGTACGACTACGGCGGGGTCATCCTCGGTCCCGATCTCCTCCGGCGCGACGACCGATGGGTCACCGATCCCGCCGCCACCCGCAATGACGTCCTCGACGGCGCGACAGCGGCCGACGTCGATCTGTGGGTGCGCCGCACCTACCGCGTGCTGCTCACCCGGGCCAGGGTG contains these protein-coding regions:
- a CDS encoding DNA/RNA helicase domain-containing protein, translating into MAPTLFDLAARTLTHPDVFALADDQQAVLDRVQLCLADKDGARAVVVVAGAAGTGKSALALTLLGEALRAGHRARHATGSQAFTAALRKTAGHGSRATQKLFQYFGTATDTEPDSLDLLVCDDAHQLRATSNTRYTPASRRGDRTQAAQLLEAARVVVFLLDEDQAIRPGQLGTRDYLASAAQAGDATVHTAELTSQHRHRSVRYDSWVRRLLSLEDLSCPPTRWNVEDEPAPGFELRVADSPGELEQLLRAKTDLGASARVTAGLCWPWSEARPGNPLVDDIVIGDWRRPWSVKGQRSVNGLPPSPLWAIDPAGAGQIGSVYSAQGFEYDYGGVILGPDLLRRDDRWVTDPAATRNDVLDGATAADVDLWVRRTYRVLLTRARVGTVLYSTDTETRALLHAVIDA